A region from the Treponema pallidum subsp. pallidum str. Nichols genome encodes:
- a CDS encoding LCP family protein, with the protein MKVLDMGRHGLFLLLIFFMLVITVFAVFFGMKRDPLESSLSSDNILKVLFVIEHENVPISSNVVAYYPATRRAAMFDIPHNMGLILQSLGRTDGIGSLYSERGIEEYKREVEKLTGINVPFSVVCSLDNFSKLTDLLSGLSVFIPTPIDVHTERAGHVLLPSGSVSLDGDKMRDYLLYEDEDEGEGESASRKQKAILALLRSVNDHSEFFVHSTRAFSLNRLIRSNVRRADLKKLIGELSKLDSERLVPQRFSGTKRVVDGKVLLFPSRDGQQIKEIVRQTLAVLASENGTAFERVYALEILNGTESHGLARTTANIYQGFGYDVVRVDNALEQSVQKTVLVDRIGNPAVAKVVAQVIRCQNIETTSASLDEYGVETGIDFTLILGKDFNGYLVKEGT; encoded by the coding sequence ATGAAAGTGTTGGATATGGGAAGACATGGGCTTTTTTTACTCCTCATTTTTTTTATGCTGGTTATCACCGTCTTTGCAGTCTTCTTTGGTATGAAGCGCGATCCGCTTGAATCCTCACTTTCTAGCGACAATATTCTCAAGGTGTTGTTTGTCATTGAACACGAGAACGTTCCAATCTCCAGCAATGTTGTTGCGTATTATCCTGCAACGAGGCGCGCGGCAATGTTTGATATTCCCCATAATATGGGACTTATTCTGCAGAGTCTTGGCCGTACGGATGGCATCGGTTCGCTTTACAGCGAGCGTGGTATTGAGGAGTATAAAAGGGAGGTAGAAAAGTTAACGGGAATTAACGTTCCTTTTTCTGTAGTGTGCTCGCTGGATAACTTTTCTAAATTGACAGATTTACTCTCTGGTCTGTCGGTGTTTATCCCTACGCCCATCGACGTGCACACAGAACGTGCAGGGCATGTCCTGTTACCGTCAGGATCAGTGTCTTTGGATGGGGATAAGATGCGTGATTATCTTTTATACGAAGACGAGGATGAGGGAGAAGGGGAGTCAGCATCGAGGAAACAGAAAGCTATTTTAGCTTTGTTGCGTAGTGTTAATGATCACAGTGAGTTTTTTGTTCATTCAACTCGTGCTTTTTCCTTGAACAGGCTAATACGTTCTAACGTTCGGCGTGCTGACTTAAAAAAGCTTATAGGTGAATTATCTAAGTTGGATTCAGAACGCCTAGTGCCGCAGCGTTTTTCAGGGACTAAACGAGTGGTAGACGGCAAGGTACTCCTTTTTCCATCTCGTGATGGACAGCAAATTAAGGAAATCGTGCGCCAGACGCTTGCGGTGCTTGCGTCAGAGAATGGTACGGCCTTTGAGCGTGTGTATGCGTTGGAAATTCTTAACGGAACTGAATCGCACGGTCTTGCGCGCACGACGGCGAATATTTACCAAGGATTTGGTTACGACGTAGTTCGCGTTGATAATGCATTGGAGCAAAGTGTGCAAAAGACGGTGCTCGTCGATCGCATTGGGAATCCTGCAGTGGCTAAAGTGGTGGCGCAGGTGATTCGTTGTCAGAATATTGAGACAACTAGCGCCTCGCTTGATGAGTATGGGGTGGAAACGGGCATCGATTTTACGCTTATCCTGGGGAAGGATTTTAATGGATATCTGGTAAAGGAGGGAACGTGA
- the yqeK gene encoding bis(5'-nucleosyl)-tetraphosphatase (symmetrical) YqeK — MSILSRVDSTGREPLPSFSGVDDSSCSSRFLSFLGQAQMPAFSFVSADMTALIARVDAYARAVLSPPRYEHSRRVAEFGCMLVRRYALEAQLEPHVYCAGIAHDMCREHSEVFLLRAAACDGFPIDVTERGTPLLLHGRAAACVLAQEFGVQDEVLLSAVRWHTFGCEDFGVLGKILFISDKIEPARAWAASLRGAVSTLTLDALAAKVVSASIVCAERKRTTPHPRTCAMLRALGKDVSQPA, encoded by the coding sequence GTGAGTATATTATCGCGCGTGGACTCTACCGGTCGTGAGCCTCTGCCTTCTTTCTCCGGAGTGGACGATTCTTCCTGTTCTTCTCGTTTTCTTTCTTTCCTTGGACAGGCGCAGATGCCAGCGTTCTCTTTTGTGTCTGCAGATATGACGGCGCTGATTGCGCGTGTGGACGCGTACGCGCGCGCAGTGCTTTCGCCACCTAGGTATGAGCATTCGCGTCGTGTAGCGGAGTTTGGGTGCATGCTGGTACGGCGGTATGCGTTGGAAGCGCAGCTTGAGCCGCACGTTTATTGCGCGGGTATTGCGCACGATATGTGCCGGGAGCATTCGGAAGTGTTCTTGTTGCGTGCTGCTGCGTGCGATGGTTTTCCCATTGATGTAACTGAGCGTGGTACGCCATTGCTCTTGCACGGGCGCGCAGCCGCGTGTGTGTTAGCACAGGAATTTGGCGTGCAGGATGAGGTGTTGTTGTCTGCGGTGCGCTGGCATACCTTTGGGTGTGAAGACTTTGGTGTGTTAGGAAAGATTCTTTTTATATCAGACAAAATTGAGCCAGCTCGTGCTTGGGCGGCGTCCTTGCGCGGTGCAGTGTCAACGTTAACGTTAGATGCGCTTGCTGCAAAAGTAGTGAGTGCGAGTATTGTGTGCGCAGAGCGAAAACGTACCACGCCCCATCCGCGTACGTGTGCGATGTTGCGTGCACTGGGAAAGGATGTAAGTCAACCCGCGTAA
- the nadD gene encoding nicotinate (nicotinamide) nucleotide adenylyltransferase encodes MKLALFGGSYDPVHLGHLLLADAVHRHAGYDRVLFVPTFVSPFKEKEGSASAHDRVRMLHLAIGTTPYFSVEECEIRRGGISYTAETVQHVREKYGAQLEGKLALVLGEDAARSVPHWHAFDSWSTHVDFVVGARPVTSGDGGNVERATRTLQSFPFPWVSAENVALPISSTYIRTAIQRGRSWGYLVPSPVREYIIARGLYRS; translated from the coding sequence ATGAAGTTAGCCCTGTTTGGCGGTTCGTACGATCCTGTTCATCTGGGCCACTTGCTCTTGGCTGATGCAGTACACCGGCACGCCGGGTATGACCGCGTGCTGTTTGTGCCTACCTTCGTTTCCCCCTTCAAAGAAAAGGAAGGAAGTGCAAGTGCGCACGATCGGGTGCGGATGCTCCATTTAGCAATTGGGACAACGCCGTATTTTTCTGTTGAAGAGTGTGAGATTAGGCGTGGGGGTATTTCGTATACTGCCGAGACGGTGCAGCATGTGCGGGAAAAGTATGGCGCACAGCTTGAGGGCAAGCTCGCGCTGGTATTGGGGGAAGATGCAGCGCGCAGTGTACCGCACTGGCACGCGTTCGATTCGTGGAGTACACACGTTGATTTTGTCGTGGGTGCGCGCCCTGTGACGTCAGGCGATGGGGGGAACGTAGAACGCGCCACACGCACTCTACAATCGTTTCCCTTCCCATGGGTTTCGGCGGAGAATGTGGCGCTTCCTATTTCGTCAACGTACATACGCACCGCAATTCAACGGGGGCGTAGTTGGGGTTATCTTGTACCTTCCCCAGTTCGTGAGTATATTATCGCGCGTGGACTCTACCGGTCGTGA
- the cgtA gene encoding Obg family GTPase CgtA, whose translation MASFVDEVLIRVSSGRGGNGCVAFRREKYVPRGGPAGGDGGRGGDVVFQVRRNMRTLVHLRYGRVFRAKNGQDGEGARRFGAKGHDCVIPLPPGCLLRDAQTHEVLHDFGHAHEGCVTLLSGGRGGWGNYHFRGPVQQAPQRAHSGQPGQERVVHVELRIVADVGFVGLPNAGKSSLLNFFTHARSRVAPYPFTTRIPYLGVLRTGDGRDVILADVPGILERASQGVGLGLRFLKHLTRCAGLAFLIDLADERALHTYDLLCKELYAFSPVFETKARVLVGTKLDLPNARECLQQLRAQHPSTEVCGVSVHNRWGLDELQEAFVRLSDAGAGALRSPVWRNQAPSFMYAQLEDPVCQVRDDFGATVSLSRKRKVRG comes from the coding sequence ATGGCCAGTTTTGTTGATGAGGTGCTGATTCGTGTTTCCTCTGGTCGGGGTGGAAATGGCTGTGTGGCGTTTCGGCGGGAAAAGTATGTCCCGCGCGGCGGCCCCGCGGGGGGCGATGGAGGGCGCGGCGGGGACGTTGTGTTCCAGGTACGGCGCAACATGCGCACGCTTGTGCACCTGAGGTATGGACGCGTGTTTCGTGCAAAGAATGGGCAGGATGGAGAGGGGGCACGCCGCTTTGGTGCAAAGGGGCACGATTGTGTTATACCGCTGCCTCCGGGTTGTCTTTTAAGGGATGCGCAGACTCATGAGGTTTTGCACGATTTTGGTCATGCCCATGAAGGTTGCGTGACGCTCCTTTCGGGTGGAAGGGGTGGTTGGGGGAATTATCATTTCCGTGGCCCAGTGCAGCAGGCTCCGCAACGCGCGCATTCTGGGCAGCCGGGGCAGGAACGTGTGGTGCACGTTGAACTGCGTATTGTGGCAGACGTTGGCTTTGTGGGGCTCCCCAACGCGGGCAAATCTTCTTTGCTGAATTTTTTTACCCACGCGCGGTCGCGCGTTGCCCCTTATCCTTTCACTACCCGGATTCCTTACTTGGGGGTGCTGCGTACGGGGGATGGGCGCGACGTGATCCTGGCAGATGTCCCTGGGATTCTCGAACGCGCCTCGCAGGGTGTCGGCTTGGGGTTGCGCTTTCTCAAGCACTTGACCCGCTGTGCGGGGCTTGCATTTCTCATTGATCTTGCAGATGAGCGTGCGCTGCATACATACGATTTGCTTTGCAAGGAATTGTACGCTTTCTCCCCTGTCTTTGAGACAAAGGCGCGCGTGCTCGTAGGTACCAAGCTTGATTTGCCGAATGCGCGTGAGTGTTTGCAGCAGCTTCGTGCACAGCACCCATCCACTGAGGTTTGTGGAGTCTCGGTGCACAATCGCTGGGGTTTAGATGAATTGCAGGAGGCTTTTGTGCGTCTCTCTGACGCAGGTGCGGGCGCGTTGCGTTCCCCTGTGTGGCGGAACCAAGCTCCCAGTTTTATGTACGCTCAGCTTGAGGATCCGGTGTGTCAGGTGCGTGATGATTTTGGGGCAACGGTGAGCTTGAGCAGAAAACGAAAAGTGCGCGGATGA
- the rpmA gene encoding 50S ribosomal protein L27, translating to MARKRGGSGSKNGRDSNPKYLGVKLFGGQHARAGSILVRQRGTRIHPGENVGRGKDDTLFALAPGVVTYLQRKGRRLVSVCVENRPS from the coding sequence ATGGCTCGAAAGAGAGGTGGCAGTGGATCTAAGAACGGGCGCGATTCTAATCCGAAGTATTTGGGAGTAAAGTTGTTCGGTGGTCAGCACGCTCGTGCTGGTTCGATTTTGGTGCGCCAGCGGGGTACCCGAATTCACCCGGGAGAAAATGTGGGAAGGGGGAAGGACGATACGTTGTTTGCTCTTGCTCCTGGGGTTGTGACCTATCTTCAAAGGAAGGGGAGGCGCCTCGTTTCTGTGTGCGTGGAAAACCGGCCTTCTTGA
- a CDS encoding ribosomal-processing cysteine protease Prp — protein sequence MLLEVGDRGQFLSAVASGHAARGTRGGDVVCAAVSVLLRTAVLGLERLGPQIEAADRGFLSFRVGGCPDSALALLCFTAEFLERGLRTLMQEYPSSVHLCVRRGVVCA from the coding sequence GTGTTGCTTGAAGTCGGTGACCGAGGGCAGTTTTTATCTGCAGTTGCCTCTGGTCATGCTGCGCGTGGAACACGAGGCGGTGATGTTGTGTGTGCGGCAGTTAGTGTGCTTTTGCGCACTGCGGTGCTTGGGCTTGAGCGTTTGGGTCCTCAGATAGAGGCGGCGGATCGGGGTTTTCTCTCCTTTCGCGTGGGGGGGTGTCCGGATTCCGCGTTGGCTCTCTTGTGTTTCACTGCGGAGTTTCTAGAACGTGGTTTACGTACGTTGATGCAGGAGTATCCCAGTTCGGTGCATCTTTGCGTGCGGAGGGGAGTGGTGTGTGCGTAG
- the rplU gene encoding 50S ribosomal protein L21, translated as MYALIEYKGKQYKVERGSSIVVDNISEVAPGGCIDVREVLMIGGEGLTRIGSPYLEGVGVRAVVGECFRSRKITVYKYKSKKDYHRTIGHRQWYTRLTVSDILGV; from the coding sequence GTGTACGCGCTGATTGAATACAAGGGCAAGCAGTATAAGGTGGAACGGGGTAGTAGTATCGTTGTAGATAATATCTCCGAAGTTGCGCCGGGCGGGTGCATCGATGTGCGTGAGGTGTTGATGATTGGTGGCGAGGGTTTGACGCGGATTGGTTCTCCTTATCTTGAAGGAGTGGGTGTGCGCGCGGTGGTGGGGGAATGTTTTCGCAGTCGGAAGATTACCGTGTACAAGTATAAGAGCAAGAAGGATTACCACCGAACTATCGGTCATCGGCAGTGGTACACTCGCTTGACCGTTAGTGACATCTTGGGGGTGTAG
- a CDS encoding putative PEP-binding protein produces MNIAKSIHFLSNKEALDKRLDRGLLGIRGRQADELSSLGLPVLPSVVIDATVSRSLYGEKLRSALSPYLRKFTLLNRKEYADAKNPMLLKVVLSPNLAISNYPVLHNFGLTRDTFAGFAERVGEHFATHEVFFLLKGVFGVLLGIAESEENTKGASEFVETLKEIEVFLQGGKSSPSGREAMNRYRALLPDGFFDDAYVQLEEAVRLVSKLLSFEEDGEDGVAILIQPMVYGNYGGGSYSGRFFSRNIITGEKKLQGQYFEERFDECDAEGSDVNAIKPAYLKQLQDIAWKLEDHSREIREVRFTIEAGSLWLIEQKPVEAKSTISLVRLLLDLYEREVVDAEYVVKSVKPGQLNEILHPVIDMTSVTGLKSSQGGIIGVPGAAVGRVYFTADSLIEAWRVAKMGGQDTRCILCMPATYAGDVKAIEVATGVLSNEGGYSAHASVVARQYGKISLVRPDMKIYSDKAVVDGMTINEGDFVTLNVPYYGESTLYMGAAQLIEPDPETSGLVSFIELAKGFVRSFHVRANADSPHDAELALAFGAQGIGLCRTEHMFFKEDRINVFRRMIFSENAEERTGSLKQLQKMQGEDFYGIFKVMQGHEVTIRLLDAPLHEFLPHGESEVSKFLEYLEKVCGKGLSREELQERISMLSEVNPMLGHRGCRIAISYPEIYAMQVRAVFEAVYRLQKEKISVYPEIMIPIVMNCRELKQIVYGKKIEGHAYQGIGSIEEEVRLALKAKEVDYKVGAMIELPAAALSADEIARYAQFFSFGTNDLTQTTLGLSRDDFNTFMPDYTMYDLVDGNPFAILDARVRELIEVAMQRGRLARPDIQLGLCGEHGSRSENIRFCMEVGLDYVSCSSYSVPIALLAIAQAEIENAEKEGRKPAWRGRSSAKSGGRRAR; encoded by the coding sequence ATGAACATTGCCAAATCCATTCATTTTCTGAGCAATAAAGAGGCTCTCGATAAGAGGCTTGACCGAGGGCTTTTGGGGATTCGGGGTCGTCAGGCGGATGAGTTGTCAAGTCTGGGGTTGCCCGTGCTTCCGAGCGTGGTTATTGATGCGACAGTCTCTCGTAGTCTGTATGGGGAGAAGCTTCGGTCCGCGCTAAGTCCGTATTTAAGGAAGTTTACGCTTTTAAACAGAAAAGAGTATGCGGATGCAAAGAATCCTATGCTCCTCAAGGTGGTTTTATCCCCCAATTTGGCCATTTCGAATTATCCGGTATTACATAACTTTGGTTTGACACGGGATACTTTCGCGGGGTTTGCCGAGCGTGTCGGGGAGCATTTTGCAACGCACGAGGTGTTCTTCCTTTTGAAGGGTGTATTTGGGGTATTGCTTGGTATCGCAGAAAGTGAGGAGAACACCAAGGGTGCTTCGGAGTTTGTCGAAACCCTGAAGGAAATAGAGGTTTTTTTGCAGGGAGGAAAATCTTCTCCCTCTGGGCGCGAGGCGATGAATCGGTATCGAGCCTTGCTTCCAGACGGCTTTTTCGATGATGCCTACGTTCAGCTTGAAGAAGCGGTAAGGCTTGTTAGTAAACTGCTGTCGTTTGAGGAGGATGGGGAAGATGGAGTTGCCATCCTTATTCAGCCTATGGTCTACGGGAATTATGGGGGAGGCAGCTACTCGGGTCGGTTTTTCAGTAGGAATATTATAACTGGAGAGAAGAAACTTCAGGGTCAGTATTTTGAGGAGCGGTTCGACGAATGCGATGCCGAAGGCAGTGATGTAAATGCGATAAAGCCGGCTTATCTTAAGCAGTTGCAGGATATTGCGTGGAAACTGGAGGATCACAGCCGAGAGATTCGGGAGGTTCGCTTTACTATCGAGGCGGGCAGTTTATGGCTTATTGAGCAAAAACCTGTCGAAGCGAAGAGCACAATCTCTTTGGTACGGTTGCTGCTCGACCTGTACGAGCGCGAGGTGGTGGATGCTGAATACGTGGTCAAGTCGGTAAAACCGGGTCAGCTGAACGAGATTTTGCACCCGGTCATTGATATGACGAGTGTGACAGGTTTGAAATCCTCGCAGGGGGGGATTATTGGTGTTCCTGGTGCGGCGGTTGGGCGAGTGTACTTTACCGCTGATTCCCTCATCGAGGCGTGGCGTGTGGCGAAGATGGGCGGACAAGATACACGGTGTATCTTGTGTATGCCTGCAACGTACGCGGGGGACGTTAAGGCAATTGAGGTGGCAACTGGTGTTCTTTCTAACGAGGGGGGGTACTCCGCCCACGCTTCGGTTGTTGCCCGTCAGTATGGGAAGATCTCTTTGGTCCGTCCAGATATGAAGATTTATTCGGACAAAGCGGTCGTTGACGGTATGACTATCAACGAGGGCGATTTTGTAACGCTTAATGTTCCTTACTACGGGGAATCCACCCTGTATATGGGAGCTGCGCAGCTCATTGAGCCTGATCCAGAGACGTCTGGCCTAGTGAGCTTCATCGAGCTTGCGAAGGGTTTTGTGCGTTCGTTTCACGTGCGGGCGAACGCGGACAGTCCACACGATGCAGAGCTCGCGCTCGCCTTTGGTGCGCAGGGTATCGGACTGTGTCGTACAGAGCATATGTTCTTCAAAGAAGATCGGATAAATGTGTTCCGCCGTATGATCTTCTCGGAGAATGCTGAGGAGCGGACGGGCAGTCTCAAGCAGTTGCAAAAGATGCAGGGAGAGGATTTCTACGGCATCTTCAAGGTAATGCAGGGACATGAAGTGACTATTCGCCTTCTGGATGCTCCTTTGCACGAGTTTTTGCCGCACGGGGAGAGTGAAGTTAGCAAGTTTTTGGAGTATCTCGAGAAGGTTTGTGGTAAAGGTCTGTCCCGGGAGGAGTTGCAGGAGCGGATCTCCATGCTATCTGAGGTGAATCCCATGCTGGGTCACCGTGGGTGCCGTATTGCGATTTCATACCCGGAAATCTACGCCATGCAGGTGCGCGCCGTGTTCGAGGCAGTGTACCGGTTGCAGAAAGAGAAGATCTCGGTGTACCCAGAGATAATGATCCCCATTGTCATGAATTGCCGTGAGTTAAAGCAGATTGTGTATGGTAAAAAGATTGAGGGGCACGCATACCAGGGTATCGGCTCGATAGAGGAAGAGGTACGTCTTGCGCTCAAGGCAAAGGAGGTTGACTATAAGGTGGGTGCTATGATTGAGCTGCCTGCAGCTGCGTTGAGTGCAGACGAGATTGCGCGCTACGCGCAGTTTTTCTCGTTTGGGACTAATGACTTGACGCAGACAACGCTTGGACTCTCCAGAGACGATTTCAATACGTTTATGCCGGACTACACGATGTATGATTTGGTTGACGGAAACCCCTTTGCGATACTCGATGCGCGCGTGCGCGAGTTAATTGAGGTTGCTATGCAGCGTGGACGGCTGGCACGGCCGGATATTCAGCTAGGTTTGTGTGGGGAGCACGGTTCACGGTCAGAAAATATTCGTTTTTGTATGGAAGTAGGACTAGATTACGTTTCGTGTTCGTCTTACTCGGTGCCTATCGCTTTACTTGCAATTGCACAGGCGGAGATTGAAAACGCAGAAAAGGAAGGCAGGAAGCCTGCATGGCGGGGAAGGTCTTCCGCGAAGTCAGGCGGTAGGCGCGCTAGGTAA
- the cfpA gene encoding cytoplasmic filament protein CfpA: protein MASLDLPKSPNVFHPEKPSAVGSRNSLAQDCRDQQQEVNQLIEEETNKILHHLNTKLPKEVLERLDVMGGLKEKLYNYFNQNYQNMFNRYMVTAEDEMLKKVRGFIDREEMKVLNRYTPKEIAILLDEVAGADKFNTGEIEKSMVNMYGHLQGHIQRGVNELETHTNSLLRQKVDVGAFVRGENAYAVVKCAFKDNLARPKTVTDVKLSINILDSELVSPIFHYQTTVAYLIKDLISNHYIDAIDKEIDRVKDELIDQGKEEMSDSSIIFEKMKMVSDFTDDDCENPDSKRYELISRELMERISNLRAEIDPETFDQLNVRENIKKIVDLENIRNRGFNTAINSITSILDTSRMGYQYIENFKNARELILREYDDTDISNLPDERYQLRLKYLDNAQLIEERKGYEVMLRSFETEVDHLWDVLRTKYDKSKASRFMAKITDFDDLAKVYKKHIKKHYKDKTGEPVYEDIAKVWDEIAFVKPAETEVERMNRTFVYEKDKMRRKLILMRGKLKGMYDYQYPIERRVMEERLAFLESEFNRFDYLVNPFHLQPGLLLDIDITSIKRKKATLDGMANVLNEFLHGISKGFADAAFASFSRRRSTVRADIGQSFASDGSADQKESSGRVAFMDMVNETPALESSVAAEQVDVRSDVGMKTRKAGAVDAGKGRRGRRSAIREL from the coding sequence ATGGCAAGTTTAGATCTACCTAAGAGTCCCAATGTGTTTCATCCCGAAAAGCCGAGTGCGGTTGGGTCAAGGAATTCACTGGCGCAGGACTGTCGTGACCAGCAGCAGGAGGTGAACCAGCTAATAGAGGAAGAGACAAACAAGATTCTGCACCACCTGAACACTAAACTGCCGAAGGAGGTTCTCGAGCGTCTGGACGTAATGGGTGGGTTGAAGGAAAAGTTGTATAACTACTTCAACCAGAATTACCAGAACATGTTCAACCGGTACATGGTGACTGCGGAAGACGAAATGCTGAAGAAGGTCCGTGGTTTCATCGACCGAGAGGAAATGAAGGTGTTGAACCGTTACACGCCGAAGGAGATTGCCATCCTACTGGATGAGGTTGCGGGAGCGGATAAGTTCAACACCGGAGAGATCGAGAAATCGATGGTGAATATGTACGGGCACTTGCAGGGTCATATACAGCGGGGTGTGAATGAGCTTGAGACGCACACCAATTCTTTGCTGCGTCAGAAGGTTGATGTGGGTGCTTTTGTCCGCGGAGAGAATGCGTATGCGGTAGTCAAGTGTGCGTTCAAGGACAATCTTGCGCGTCCTAAGACCGTCACTGACGTGAAGTTGTCTATCAATATTCTGGACTCAGAGTTAGTTAGCCCTATCTTCCATTACCAGACGACGGTAGCGTACCTTATTAAGGATCTCATCTCCAATCACTACATAGATGCCATCGACAAAGAAATTGATCGCGTGAAGGACGAGCTTATCGACCAGGGTAAGGAAGAGATGTCTGATAGCAGTATCATCTTCGAAAAGATGAAGATGGTGAGCGATTTCACCGACGATGACTGCGAGAACCCTGACAGCAAGCGCTACGAGCTTATTTCGCGGGAGTTGATGGAAAGAATCAGCAATTTGCGCGCGGAAATTGATCCGGAAACTTTCGACCAATTGAATGTTCGCGAGAATATCAAAAAAATCGTTGACCTTGAGAACATAAGGAATCGTGGCTTTAACACGGCTATCAATTCGATTACATCTATCCTTGATACGTCGAGGATGGGGTACCAGTATATCGAGAACTTCAAGAATGCGCGCGAGCTTATCCTTCGTGAGTATGATGACACAGATATTTCGAATCTTCCTGATGAGCGTTACCAGTTGCGCTTAAAGTACCTCGATAATGCTCAGTTGATTGAGGAGCGTAAGGGGTATGAGGTGATGCTTCGTTCTTTTGAGACGGAGGTGGATCATCTATGGGATGTGCTGCGTACTAAGTACGATAAGTCTAAGGCGTCTAGGTTCATGGCGAAGATTACCGACTTTGATGACCTTGCTAAGGTGTACAAGAAGCATATAAAGAAGCATTACAAGGATAAGACTGGTGAGCCCGTGTACGAGGATATTGCGAAGGTATGGGACGAGATTGCTTTTGTGAAGCCTGCTGAGACCGAGGTGGAGCGGATGAATCGTACGTTTGTGTACGAGAAAGACAAGATGCGAAGGAAGCTTATTCTGATGCGTGGGAAGTTAAAGGGTATGTATGATTACCAGTATCCTATTGAGCGTCGGGTTATGGAGGAGCGTCTCGCGTTCTTGGAATCCGAGTTTAACCGTTTCGATTACTTGGTGAATCCTTTTCACTTGCAGCCGGGCTTACTGCTCGATATCGACATCACGTCTATAAAGCGCAAGAAGGCGACGCTCGACGGTATGGCTAACGTGCTTAATGAGTTCTTGCATGGTATCTCTAAAGGATTTGCGGACGCTGCCTTTGCTTCGTTTAGTCGTCGTCGTTCAACGGTGCGTGCTGATATCGGTCAGAGTTTTGCTAGTGACGGCAGTGCCGACCAGAAGGAGTCCAGCGGTAGGGTGGCTTTTATGGATATGGTAAATGAGACTCCTGCGCTTGAGTCTTCCGTGGCCGCTGAGCAGGTGGATGTGCGCTCGGATGTTGGAATGAAGACGAGAAAGGCTGGCGCGGTGGATGCAGGCAAGGGTCGACGTGGTAGACGGTCTGCCATTCGCGAACTCTAG
- a CDS encoding vWA domain-containing protein, which produces MHLKKALCPALCTFLIHLCLHAGERTVPVDIFLMIDKSRSMQEPGKFSSLHRWVRDEFVSSMTIQGDWITVYQFYEKPEELITLTLRSEQDRDKIISVVDSIVPNGRYTDIGRALDTVWEIQEKRKDNNRHKVLLLVTDLEHDAPLTSKYRGKQRSFQSPYLVRARRVKHDNWYEITLDMAVHDRVAHTARELYRSIAAAHSKRPTPTPPAKESSPRYTPSLD; this is translated from the coding sequence ATGCACCTGAAAAAAGCGCTTTGTCCTGCACTCTGCACCTTTCTCATCCACCTGTGCCTGCATGCAGGTGAACGCACTGTCCCCGTCGACATCTTCCTGATGATAGATAAATCACGCTCCATGCAAGAACCAGGAAAGTTCAGCAGTTTACACCGCTGGGTGCGCGATGAGTTCGTCTCCTCCATGACCATCCAAGGCGACTGGATAACCGTTTACCAGTTTTACGAAAAGCCTGAGGAACTTATCACCCTCACCTTACGCAGTGAGCAGGACCGAGATAAAATTATTTCCGTTGTCGATTCCATTGTCCCAAACGGTCGCTACACAGACATCGGCCGCGCTTTAGATACCGTCTGGGAGATACAAGAAAAAAGAAAAGACAACAACCGACACAAGGTTCTCTTGTTAGTTACCGACCTTGAGCACGACGCACCGCTCACCTCAAAGTACCGTGGCAAACAGCGTTCCTTTCAAAGTCCCTACCTTGTTAGAGCCCGACGCGTAAAACACGACAACTGGTACGAAATCACCTTGGATATGGCCGTGCACGACCGCGTTGCCCACACGGCGCGGGAGCTGTATCGCAGCATCGCAGCTGCGCACTCGAAACGCCCGACCCCTACTCCTCCTGCAAAAGAGAGTAGTCCGCGCTATACCCCTTCGCTTGACTAG